In Ovis aries strain OAR_USU_Benz2616 breed Rambouillet chromosome 14, ARS-UI_Ramb_v3.0, whole genome shotgun sequence, a single genomic region encodes these proteins:
- the LOC101111223 gene encoding olfactory receptor 6Z7-like, producing MERSLELGNMTRVQEFVLLGLSTSPETREVLFAVFLTLYLLTLLENALIVFLVCSHSELHKPMYFFLGNLSCLEMCYVSVTMPSLLAGLWTGPCHMPFPACMTQLFFFIALICTECTLLASMACDRYVAICRPLHYPLLMRPQVCLGLAGTSWLGGLLVSVVKTACIASLSYCGPNILNQFFCDVSPLLNLSCTHVALTELVDFLSAIVIFCGTLLVALASYSAIGATVLRMPSAAARRKAFSTCASHLVVVGIFYSAALFIYCRPSRIRSMDLNKVLSVIYTVATPMCNPVIYCLRNREVHAALFRTLRWT from the coding sequence ATGGAGAGGTCCCTGGAGCTGGGCAACATGACGAGGGTCCAGGAATTCGTCTTGCTGGGCTTGTCCACGAGCCCAGAAACAAGGGAAGTCCTGTTTGCCGTCTTCCTGACCCTCTACCTGCTGACCCTCCTGGAGAACGCCCTCATCGTCTTCCTCGTCTGCAGCCACAGCGAGCTCCACaagcccatgtacttcttcctgggCAACCTGAGCTGCCTGGAGATGTGCTACGTGTCCGTGACCATGCCCAGCCTGCTCGCGGGGCTGTGGACGGGACCCTGCCACATGCCCTTCCCAGCCTGCATGACCCAGCTCTTCTTCTTCATCGCCCTCATCTGCACAGAGTGTACCCTGCTGGCCTCCATGGCCTGTgaccgctacgtggccatctgcCGCCCACTGCACTACCCGCTGCTCATGCGGCCCCAGGTCTGCCTGGGCTTGGCCGGGACTTCGTGGCTTGGTGGGCTGCTGGTCTCGGTGGTCAAGACAGCGTGCATCGCCAGCCTGTCGTACTGTGGCCCCAACATCCTCAACCAATTTTTCTGTGATGTCTCCCCACTGCTCAACCTGTCCTGCACCCACGTGGCCCTGACTGAGCTGGTGGACTTCCTCTCGGCCATCGTCATCTTCTGCGGGACGCTGCTGGTCGCCCTGGCCTCCTACTCGGCCATCGGGGCGACGGTGCTCCGCATGCCTTCAGCCGCCGCCCGGCGcaaggccttctccacctgcgCCTCCCACCTGGTGGTGGTGGGCATCTTCTACTCAGCAGCCCTCTTCATCTACTGCCGCCCCAGCCGCATCAGATCCATGGACCTCAACAAGGTGCTGTCGGTCATCTACACGGTGGCCACGCCCATGTGCAACCCGGTCATCTACTGCCTGCGGAACAGAGAGGTCCACGCGGCCCTGTTCAGAACTCTCCGCTGGACTTGA
- the LOC101111741 gene encoding olfactory receptor 6Z7-like, with translation MERSLELGNMTRVQEFVLLGLSTSPETRGVLFAAFLTLYLLTLLENALIVFLVCSHSELHKPMYFFLGNLSCLEMCYVSVTMPSLLEGLWTGPCHVPFPACMTQLFFFIALICTECTLLASMACDRYVAICRPLHYPLLMRPQVCLGLAGTSWLGGLLVSVVKTVCIASLSYCGPNVLNHFFCDVSPLLNLSCTHVALTELVDFLSAIVILWGSLLVATASYVAIARAVLRMPSAAARLKAFSTCASHLVVVGIFYSATLFIYARPSRMEAMDLNKVLSVIYTVATPMCNPVIYCLRNREVQAAFRRTLRGSRG, from the coding sequence ATGGAGAGGTCCCTGGAGCTGGGCAACATGACGAGGGTCCAGGAATTCGTCTTGCTGGGCTTGTCCACGAGCCCAGAAACAAGGGGAGTCCTGTTTGCCGCCTTCCTGACCCTCTACCTGCTGACCCTCCTGGAGAACGCCCTCATCGTCTTCCTCGTCTGCAGCCACAGCGAGCTCCACaagcccatgtacttcttcctgggCAACCTGAGCTGCCTGGAGATGTGCTACGTGTCCGTGACCATGCCCAGCCTGCTCGAGGGGCTGTGGACGGGACCCTGCCACGTGCCCTTCCCAGCCTGCATGACCCAGCTCTTCTTCTTCATCGCCCTCATCTGCACAGAGTGTACCCTGCTGGCCTCCATGGCCTGTgaccgctacgtggccatctgcCGCCCACTGCACTACCCGCTGCTCATGCGGCCCCAGGTCTGCCTGGGCTTGGCCGGGACTTCGTGGCTTGGTGGGCTGCTGGTCTCGGTGGTCAAGACAGTGTGCATCGCCAGCCTGTCCTACTGTGGCCCCAATGTCCTCAACCACTTCTTCTGTGATGTCTCCCCACTTCTCAACCTGTCCTGCACCCACGTGGCCCTGACTGAGCTGGTGGACTTCCTCTCGGCCATCGTCATCCTCTGGGGCTCCCTGCTGGTGGCCACAGCCTCCTACGTGGCCATTGCCAGGGCTGTGCTCCGCATGCCTTCGGCCGCCGCCCGGCTcaaggccttctccacctgcgCCTCCCACCTGGTGGTGGTGGGCATCTTCTACTCGGCCACTCTCTTCATCTACGCCCGCCCCAGCCGCATGGAAGCCATGGACCTCAACAAGGTGCTGTCGGTCATCTACACGGTGGCCACGCCCATGTGCAACCCGGTCATCTACTGCCTGCGGAACAGGGAGGTCCAGGCAGCTTTCCGTAGAACTCTGCGTGGGTCCCGAGGCTGA
- the LOC101111484 gene encoding olfactory receptor 6Z7-like has product MERALYLGNVSGVQEFILLGLSARQGVRVMVFAIFLTLYLLTLLENALIVFLVCSHTELHKPMYFFLGNLSCLEMCYVSVTMPSLLAGLWTGPCHVPFPACMTQLFFFIALICTECTLLASMACDRYVAICRPLHYPLLMRPQVCLGLAGTSWLGGLLVSVVKTVCIASLSYCGPNVLNHFFCDVSPLLNLSCTHVALTELVDFLSAIVTFCGTLLVAVASYSAIGVTVVPMPSAAARRKAFSTCASHLVVVGIFYSVALFMYSCPSRVESTDLHKLLSVIYTVVTSACSPVVYCLRNRGVHAALWRTLHSRKGSSARTDISRS; this is encoded by the coding sequence ATGGAGAGGGCTCTGTATTTGGGCAATGTGTCCGGAGTGCAAGAGTTTATCCTGCTGGGTCTGTCTGCCAGGCAAGGCGTGAGGGTCATGGTGTTTGCCATCTTCCTGACCCTCTACCTGCTGACCCTCCTGGAGAACGCCCTCATCGTCTTCCTCGTCTGCAGCCACACCGAGCTCCACaagcccatgtacttcttcctgggCAACCTGAGCTGCCTGGAGATGTGCTACGTGTCCGTGACCATGCCCAGCCTGCTCGCGGGGCTGTGGACGGGACCCTGCCACGTGCCCTTCCCAGCCTGCATGACCCAGCTCTTCTTCTTCATCGCCCTCATCTGCACAGAGTGTACCCTGCTGGCCTCCATGGCCTGTgaccgctacgtggccatctgcCGCCCACTGCACTACCCGCTGCTCATGCGGCCCCAGGTCTGCCTGGGCTTGGCCGGGACTTCGTGGCTTGGTGGGCTGCTGGTCTCGGTGGTCAAGACAGTGTGCATCGCCAGCCTGTCCTACTGTGGCCCCAACGTCCTCAACCACTTCTTCTGTGACGTCTCCCCACTGCTCAACCTGTCCTGCACCCATGTGGCCCTGACTGAGCTGGTGGACTTCCTCTCGGCCATCGTCACCTTCTGTGGGACGTTGCTGGTCGCCGTGGCTTCCTACTCGGCCATCGGGGTGACAGTGGTCCCCATGCCTTCAGCCGCTGCCCGGCGcaaggccttctccacctgcgCCTCCCACCTGGTGGTGGTGGGCATCTTCTACTCGGTGGCCCTCTTCATGTATTCCTGCCCCAGCCGCGTCGAGTCCACTGACCTCCACAAGCTGCTGTCGGTCATCTACACGGTGGTCACGTCCGCCTGCAGCCCAGTGGTCTACTGCCTGCGGAACAGGGGGGTCCATGCGGCCCTGTGGAGAACCCTCCATTCCCGCAAGGGCTCCTCAGCAAGAACTGACATCTCCCGCTCCTGA